The Luteimonas sp. YGD11-2 genome has a window encoding:
- a CDS encoding primosomal protein N' — protein MTAADGTPDAPYLSVALPVPLPRLFDYLPPPGTALPGQPVGCRVRVPFGPRELVGVVAAVGRPEHCADGLRDALAWLDDAPLLAGELLASLRWLSRYLHAPLGEVLATALPATLRRGEPLPDTRTWGWTLTTAGSAALAVMRDGRPRVLAMLLDGVVVDEAALDDRLPGWRAAARTLAARGHAGRVGTAGCPGPTPIAGPPPNPAQQAAIDAIRAARGFHAFLLDGVTGSGKTEVYLQAIAHALAQGRQALALVPEIGLTPQTLARFRERLGVPVHALHSGLNDTERAQVWAAAARGEARVIVGTRSAVFVPLPEPGLIVVDEEHDGSYKQQDGIRYHARDFALVRARALGVPVVLGSATPSLETLHNARSGRYTALRLPQRAGVARPPPVRVLDVRKRPLQAGLSGEVLEAIGATLAAGGQVLVFRNRRGYAPVLLCHDCGWSAQCTRCSIPEQGRPMTVHAGGRRLQCHHCGHRQPSPMACPACASLGLQPQGVGTERLEEHLVQAFPGVPVVRIDRGSTRRRDGIERALATFGERAGILIGTQMLAKGHDLAGLALVAVVGIDEGLFSADFRAPEKLAQLLIQVAGRAGRGARSGEVLLQTHHPGHPLLATLLQGGYAAFAEAELLQREVAGFPPFAHLALLRAEAAHVELPREFLREAASLMAAIDTQRTVELQGPLPAPMPRRAGFHRAQLVLSCPGRRPLHALLDRAMPELHALPAARRVRWSLDVDPVDLY, from the coding sequence ATGACTGCAGCCGACGGCACCCCCGACGCCCCCTACCTGAGCGTGGCGCTCCCGGTGCCGCTGCCGCGGCTGTTCGACTACCTCCCGCCCCCGGGCACGGCCCTCCCGGGGCAGCCGGTCGGCTGCCGGGTGCGGGTGCCGTTCGGCCCGCGCGAGCTGGTCGGCGTGGTGGCCGCGGTCGGGCGCCCGGAACATTGCGCCGACGGCCTGCGCGACGCGCTGGCGTGGCTGGACGACGCGCCGCTGCTGGCCGGCGAACTGCTGGCGTCGCTGCGCTGGCTGAGCCGCTATCTGCATGCGCCGCTGGGCGAGGTGCTGGCGACCGCGCTGCCGGCGACGTTGCGGCGCGGCGAGCCGCTGCCCGACACCCGCACCTGGGGCTGGACGCTCACCACCGCCGGCAGCGCCGCGCTGGCCGTCATGCGCGACGGCAGGCCGCGCGTGCTGGCCATGCTGCTGGACGGCGTGGTCGTCGACGAGGCCGCGCTGGACGACCGCCTGCCCGGCTGGCGCGCCGCGGCCCGCACCCTCGCCGCCCGCGGCCATGCCGGGCGGGTCGGCACCGCCGGCTGCCCGGGCCCGACCCCGATTGCCGGCCCTCCACCGAACCCGGCGCAGCAGGCGGCCATCGACGCCATCCGTGCCGCCCGCGGCTTCCATGCGTTCCTGCTCGACGGCGTGACCGGCAGCGGCAAGACCGAGGTCTACCTGCAGGCGATCGCGCACGCACTCGCGCAGGGCCGGCAGGCGCTGGCGCTGGTGCCCGAGATCGGGCTGACCCCGCAGACGCTGGCGCGCTTCCGCGAGCGCCTCGGGGTGCCGGTGCACGCGCTGCATTCCGGTCTCAACGACACCGAGCGCGCCCAGGTGTGGGCGGCCGCGGCCCGCGGCGAGGCGCGGGTGATCGTCGGCACCCGTTCGGCGGTGTTCGTGCCGCTGCCGGAGCCGGGCCTGATCGTCGTCGACGAGGAGCACGACGGCAGCTACAAGCAGCAGGACGGCATCCGCTACCACGCCCGGGACTTCGCGCTGGTGCGGGCGCGGGCGCTCGGCGTGCCGGTGGTGCTGGGCAGCGCGACGCCATCGCTGGAGACCCTGCACAACGCCCGCAGCGGCCGCTATACGGCGCTGCGCCTGCCGCAGCGCGCCGGCGTCGCGCGCCCGCCGCCGGTGCGCGTGCTCGACGTGCGCAAGCGGCCGCTGCAGGCGGGGCTGTCGGGCGAGGTGCTGGAGGCCATCGGCGCCACCCTGGCGGCCGGGGGCCAGGTGCTGGTGTTCCGCAACCGCCGCGGCTATGCGCCGGTGCTGCTGTGCCACGACTGCGGCTGGAGTGCGCAGTGCACGCGCTGCAGCATCCCGGAACAGGGCCGGCCGATGACCGTGCACGCCGGGGGCCGCCGCCTGCAGTGCCACCACTGCGGTCATCGCCAACCATCGCCGATGGCCTGCCCGGCCTGCGCCAGCCTCGGGCTGCAGCCGCAGGGCGTGGGCACGGAGCGGCTCGAGGAACACCTGGTGCAGGCGTTTCCGGGGGTGCCGGTGGTGCGCATCGACCGCGGCAGCACGCGGCGGCGCGACGGCATCGAACGCGCGCTTGCGACGTTCGGCGAGCGTGCCGGCATCCTGATCGGCACGCAGATGCTGGCCAAGGGCCACGACCTGGCCGGGCTGGCGCTGGTGGCGGTGGTCGGCATCGACGAAGGGCTGTTCTCCGCCGATTTCCGCGCACCGGAAAAGCTCGCACAGCTGCTGATCCAGGTCGCAGGGCGCGCCGGCCGCGGCGCGCGCAGTGGCGAGGTGCTGCTGCAGACCCACCACCCCGGCCATCCGCTGCTGGCCACCCTGCTGCAGGGCGGCTACGCGGCCTTCGCCGAGGCGGAGCTGCTGCAGCGCGAGGTCGCCGGCTTCCCGCCATTCGCGCATCTGGCGCTGCTGCGTGCCGAGGCCGCCCACGTCGAGTTGCCGCGCGAATTCCTGCGCGAGGCCGCCAGCCTGATGGCGGCCATCGACACCCAGCGCACGGTCGAACTGCAGGGCCCGCTGCCGGCACCGATGCCGCGACGCGCGGGCTTCCACCGCGCGCAGCTGGTGCTGTCATGCCCCGGCCGCCGCCCGCTGCACGCGCTGCTCGACCGCGCGATGCCGGAACTGCACGCATTGCCGGCGGCACGCCGGGTGCGCTGGTCGCTCGACGTCGACCCGGTGGACCTGTACTGA
- a CDS encoding NYN domain-containing protein, with product MADAELRLALLIDADNAPASKIEPILTELARHGVANVRRAYGNWKSPHLKGWEAALHAHAIRPIQQFAYTSGKNASDMAMVIDAMDLLYGRTLDGVAIVSSDADFTPLVMRLRHDNLRVFGFGEEKTPEPFVKACSTFLYLEKLGVLDNGDSGAARPRTAAQLRGDATLMQLLRSAVQASADESGWTHLGAVGSHVANQGSFDSRNYGYRKLSDLIEATGLFEVRRTGQAVELRELPKTPARRSRRGGGGGGAT from the coding sequence ATGGCCGACGCCGAACTGCGGCTGGCATTGCTGATCGACGCCGACAACGCGCCCGCCTCGAAGATCGAGCCGATCCTCACCGAACTCGCGCGCCACGGCGTGGCCAACGTGCGCCGCGCCTACGGCAACTGGAAGAGCCCGCACCTCAAGGGCTGGGAAGCCGCGCTGCATGCCCATGCGATCCGGCCGATCCAGCAGTTCGCCTACACCAGCGGCAAGAACGCCTCCGACATGGCGATGGTCATCGACGCCATGGACCTGCTGTACGGACGCACGCTCGACGGCGTGGCGATCGTGTCCAGCGATGCCGACTTCACCCCGCTGGTGATGCGCCTGCGCCACGACAACCTACGGGTGTTCGGCTTCGGCGAGGAGAAGACGCCGGAACCCTTCGTCAAGGCGTGTTCGACGTTCCTGTACCTCGAGAAGCTCGGCGTGCTCGACAACGGCGACAGCGGCGCTGCCCGGCCCAGGACCGCCGCGCAGCTGCGTGGCGATGCCACGCTCATGCAGCTGCTGCGCAGCGCGGTGCAGGCCAGCGCCGACGAATCCGGCTGGACGCATCTCGGTGCGGTCGGCAGCCACGTCGCCAACCAGGGCTCGTTCGACTCGCGCAACTACGGCTACCGCAAGCTCAGCGACCTGATCGAGGCGACCGGGCTGTTCGAGGTGCGCCGCACCGGGCAGGCGGTGGAACTGCGCGAGCTGCCGAAGACGCCGGCGCGGCGCTCGCGCAGGGGCGGCGGCGGTGGCGGCGCCACGTAG